The following coding sequences lie in one Actinomyces capricornis genomic window:
- the hpf gene encoding ribosome hibernation-promoting factor, HPF/YfiA family yields the protein MDITVVGRNAEISPRLRDYVEDKAVKVEQFDPRVQRVEVEVTHERNPRQADTAERVEITVVSKGPIIRAEASSSDRFAAFDIAMGKLTERLRRARDRKKDHHRRYPVVPEVPQEPGSTEQAPGLSDIPVPETDDAPIEDSPTAPTEPGVAVEAQLGDSPVIVRQKLHAAHEMTVDEALYQMELVGHPFYLFIEKSTKQPCAVYHRHGWTYGVIRLDATVM from the coding sequence ATGGACATCACCGTCGTCGGCCGCAACGCAGAGATCAGCCCCCGCCTGCGCGACTATGTCGAGGACAAGGCGGTCAAGGTCGAGCAGTTCGATCCGCGGGTGCAGCGCGTCGAGGTCGAGGTCACCCACGAGCGCAACCCGCGCCAGGCCGACACCGCCGAGCGCGTGGAGATCACCGTTGTCTCCAAGGGCCCGATCATCCGCGCAGAGGCCTCCTCCTCCGACCGCTTCGCGGCCTTCGACATCGCCATGGGCAAGCTCACCGAGCGGCTGCGCCGGGCCCGCGACCGGAAGAAGGACCACCACCGCCGCTACCCGGTCGTCCCCGAGGTCCCCCAGGAGCCCGGCAGCACCGAGCAGGCTCCTGGCCTGTCCGACATCCCCGTGCCCGAGACCGACGACGCGCCCATCGAGGACTCCCCCACCGCGCCCACCGAGCCGGGTGTGGCCGTGGAGGCCCAGCTCGGCGACTCCCCCGTCATCGTGCGCCAGAAGCTGCACGCCGCCCATGAGATGACAGTGGATGAGGCCCTCTACCAGATGGAGCTGGTGGGCCACCCCTTCTACCTGTTCATCGAGAAGTCCACCAAGCAGCCCTGCGCGGTCTACCACCGCCACGGCTGGACCTACGGCGTCATCCGCCTGGACGCCACCGTCATGTAG
- the secA gene encoding preprotein translocase subunit SecA has protein sequence MSIVDRILRIGEGRTLKRLEAIATQVEGLAETYSEFSDDELREMTDELKERYEEGETLDQLLPEAFATVVEAADRVLGMRPYHVQIMGGAALHRGNIAEMRTGEGKTLVATMPSYLRALTGKGVHVVTVNDYLAEYQSDLMGRVHRFLGLTTGCILAGQTPVERRKQYACDITYGTNNEFGFDYLRDNMAQRPEDLVQRGHAFVIVDEVDSILIDEARTPLIISGPAGGDVNKWYKEFASIAERLRSGRDYEVDEKKRTVGVLAPGIERVEDYLGIDNLYESENTPLIGFLNNAIKAKELFHLDKDYIVRDGEVLIVDEHTGRVLPGRRYNEGMHQAIEAKERVEIKAENQTLATITLQNYFRLYPEGSRSGMTGTAETEAAEFAGTYKIGVVPIPTNRPMIRVDQPDLVYTTEASKLEAVVDDISERHEAGQPVLVGTTSVEKSEALSGLLRERGIPHEVLNAKQHAREAAVVALAGRKGAVTVATNMAGRGTDIMLGGNAEHIAVTALKEAGLDPEEDAEAYERAWPQALASAKESCRAEHDEVVELGGLYVLGTERHESRRIDNQLRGRSGRQGDPGESRFYLSMEDDLMRMFASGLAQRIMASGAYPDDVPLESKIVTRGIANAQRQVESRNYEIRKNVLKYDDVMTEQREKVYSERRRVLDGEDLEPQVEAFRTQAVSSIVSARTAEGRPDQWDLEAMWDDLGHLYPVGLEREEVIEALGGIDSLSAGGLTAELSEDAAVAYEEAEARMESNALARAQLGEEPMRTLERRILLAVVDKRWREHLYEMDYLKEGIGLRAMAQRDPLVEYANEGAHMFKAMMEGIREETIEQIFANVSRFDAAAKRAAQDGTQEAAQAVSGRANGTAAAGIRVGGAGDASGSVLGDTGQASLSRSSGQMRYSGPDEDGQAAVSAGGAGSSPAVGRLGGSKLAEAAGGNRAERRRAKRRKR, from the coding sequence GTGTCGATCGTCGACAGGATCCTTCGCATCGGCGAGGGGCGCACCCTCAAGAGGCTCGAAGCCATCGCCACCCAGGTCGAGGGCCTGGCCGAGACCTACAGCGAGTTCAGCGATGACGAGCTCCGGGAGATGACCGACGAGCTCAAGGAGCGCTACGAGGAGGGCGAGACCCTCGACCAGCTCCTGCCCGAGGCCTTCGCCACCGTCGTCGAGGCCGCCGACCGCGTGCTGGGCATGCGGCCCTACCACGTTCAGATCATGGGCGGGGCGGCGCTGCACCGCGGCAACATCGCCGAGATGCGCACCGGTGAGGGCAAGACCCTCGTGGCCACCATGCCCTCCTACCTGCGGGCCCTGACCGGCAAGGGCGTGCACGTCGTGACCGTCAACGACTACCTGGCCGAGTACCAGTCCGACCTCATGGGCCGCGTCCACCGCTTCCTGGGGCTGACCACCGGCTGCATCCTGGCCGGCCAGACCCCCGTCGAGCGCCGCAAGCAGTATGCCTGCGACATCACCTATGGCACCAACAACGAGTTCGGCTTCGACTACCTGCGCGACAACATGGCCCAGCGCCCCGAGGACCTGGTCCAGCGCGGGCACGCCTTCGTCATTGTCGACGAGGTCGACTCCATCCTCATCGATGAGGCTCGCACCCCCCTCATCATCTCCGGCCCCGCCGGGGGGGATGTCAACAAGTGGTACAAGGAGTTCGCCTCCATCGCCGAGCGCCTGCGCTCGGGGCGGGACTACGAGGTCGATGAGAAGAAGCGCACCGTGGGCGTCCTGGCCCCCGGCATCGAGCGGGTCGAGGACTACCTGGGCATCGACAACCTCTACGAGTCGGAGAACACCCCGCTCATCGGCTTCCTCAACAACGCCATCAAGGCCAAGGAGCTCTTCCACCTGGACAAGGACTACATCGTGCGCGACGGGGAGGTGCTCATCGTCGATGAGCACACCGGCCGCGTGCTGCCGGGCCGGCGCTACAACGAGGGCATGCACCAGGCCATCGAGGCCAAGGAGAGGGTGGAGATCAAGGCCGAGAACCAGACCCTGGCCACCATCACCCTGCAGAACTACTTCCGCCTCTACCCCGAGGGCTCGCGCTCGGGCATGACCGGAACCGCCGAGACCGAGGCCGCCGAGTTCGCCGGCACCTACAAGATCGGCGTCGTGCCGATCCCCACCAACCGGCCCATGATCCGCGTGGACCAGCCCGACCTGGTCTACACCACGGAGGCCTCCAAGCTGGAGGCCGTCGTCGACGACATCTCCGAGCGCCACGAGGCCGGCCAGCCAGTGCTGGTGGGCACCACCAGCGTGGAGAAGTCCGAGGCCCTCTCGGGGCTGCTGCGCGAGCGCGGCATCCCCCATGAGGTCCTCAACGCCAAGCAGCACGCCCGCGAGGCCGCCGTCGTGGCCCTGGCCGGGCGCAAGGGCGCGGTGACCGTGGCCACGAACATGGCGGGCCGCGGCACCGACATCATGCTGGGCGGCAACGCCGAGCACATCGCGGTCACCGCCCTGAAGGAGGCGGGGCTGGACCCCGAGGAGGACGCCGAGGCCTATGAGAGGGCCTGGCCCCAGGCGCTGGCCTCGGCCAAGGAGTCCTGCCGCGCGGAGCACGATGAGGTCGTCGAGCTCGGCGGCCTCTACGTGCTGGGCACCGAGCGCCACGAGTCGCGCCGCATCGACAATCAGCTGCGCGGGCGCTCGGGGCGCCAGGGCGACCCGGGGGAGTCGCGCTTCTACCTGTCCATGGAGGACGACCTCATGCGCATGTTCGCCTCCGGGCTGGCCCAGCGCATCATGGCCTCGGGGGCCTACCCCGACGACGTCCCCCTGGAGTCCAAGATCGTCACCCGCGGCATCGCCAACGCCCAGCGCCAGGTGGAGTCGCGCAACTACGAGATCCGCAAGAACGTCCTGAAGTACGACGACGTCATGACCGAGCAGCGCGAGAAGGTCTACTCCGAGCGCCGCCGGGTGCTCGACGGGGAGGACCTGGAGCCGCAGGTCGAGGCCTTCCGCACCCAGGCGGTGTCCTCCATCGTCTCGGCCCGCACCGCCGAGGGCCGCCCCGACCAGTGGGACCTGGAGGCCATGTGGGACGATCTGGGTCACCTCTACCCCGTGGGCCTGGAGCGCGAGGAGGTCATCGAGGCCCTGGGCGGGATCGACTCCCTGAGCGCGGGCGGCCTCACCGCGGAGTTGAGCGAGGACGCCGCCGTGGCCTATGAGGAGGCCGAGGCCCGCATGGAGTCCAATGCCCTGGCGCGCGCCCAGCTCGGCGAGGAGCCCATGCGCACCCTGGAGCGGCGCATCCTGCTGGCCGTGGTGGACAAGCGCTGGCGTGAGCACCTCTACGAGATGGACTACCTCAAGGAGGGCATCGGCCTGCGCGCCATGGCCCAGCGCGATCCGCTCGTGGAGTACGCCAATGAGGGCGCCCACATGTTCAAGGCGATGATGGAGGGCATCCGCGAGGAGACCATCGAGCAGATCTTCGCCAATGTCTCGCGATTCGACGCCGCCGCCAAGCGCGCCGCGCAGGACGGCACCCAGGAGGCCGCCCAGGCGGTCAGCGGCCGGGCCAACGGCACCGCCGCGGCCGGTATCCGGGTGGGCGGGGCGGGAGACGCCTCCGGCTCGGTGCTGGGCGACACCGGCCAGGCCTCCCTGAGCCGCAGCAGCGGGCAGATGCGCTACTCCGGCCCCGATGAGGACGGGCAGGCCGCCGTCTCCGCCGGCGGGGCGGGATCCTCCCCGGCCGTGGGCCGCCTGGGCGGCTCCAAGCTGGCCGAGGCCGCCGGGGGCAATCGGGCCGAGCGGCGCCGGGCCAAGCGGCGCAAGCGCTGA
- a CDS encoding GerMN domain-containing protein, producing the protein MSRSSDPCGSRTRGAAAGAGLRTGPGAGGMSRRGLLGLAGSAAAALSGCTALPSSGEVQESNVVVTDTNALIETAPGPVVDASPEEIVRGFLRAVNAGFSDGFDTARQFLTGEAAQQWKPLEAVQVYSSSTEPQISVAADGSIMVSFGTLGRLSTDGVFAPALQDAIYETSFSLVALTAGQWRIAGLEAGILLPFNRMSKNFAVHALHFLTKDHARFIPELRWYPREPVGLARSLVAGLIAGPSAWLAQGTDTLLPSGAALSGEGVVLEEDRALVLLNSQANPGDGDSRALVAAQIQQTLSQISGITRVEIRAGSVELGPAANLPSLSPDIGGVVGMVEGGVVQGTGTTRSTLATAQALGTTEASSPALGADGSVYVLSASSLLRLPQGSTAASVILSVGDPAAGAGGLKAPIADRHGWVWLLAEGQLAAVNASGQRVDPRASWFEGDAVEAFDLSVESERLAVRLASGAVVLAVVLRDSNGQPTGIGAGHDLPRAGGPGASGISWCTATSVGALVQPEEVDGLPEVRMVQVGGPVTTMIGVRSAHSVIADRSEEMILLNDDKGQTWQRRGATWRVLTDEVTDLSFPLP; encoded by the coding sequence ATGAGCCGGTCGAGTGATCCGTGCGGCTCGCGCACCCGCGGGGCCGCTGCGGGAGCAGGCCTGCGAACCGGCCCGGGCGCCGGTGGCATGTCGCGGCGCGGGCTGCTGGGCCTGGCCGGCTCGGCGGCCGCCGCGCTGTCGGGCTGCACCGCTCTGCCCTCCTCCGGTGAGGTCCAGGAGTCCAATGTGGTGGTCACCGACACCAATGCGCTCATCGAGACCGCTCCCGGACCGGTGGTCGACGCCAGCCCCGAGGAGATCGTGCGGGGCTTCCTGCGGGCGGTCAACGCCGGGTTCTCCGACGGATTCGACACCGCGCGCCAGTTCCTCACCGGTGAGGCCGCCCAGCAGTGGAAGCCCCTGGAGGCGGTCCAGGTCTACTCCAGCTCCACCGAGCCGCAGATCTCCGTGGCCGCCGACGGCTCCATCATGGTCTCCTTCGGCACCCTGGGGCGTCTGAGCACCGACGGCGTCTTCGCCCCCGCTCTCCAGGACGCCATCTACGAGACCTCCTTCTCCCTGGTGGCCCTGACCGCCGGCCAGTGGCGGATCGCCGGGCTGGAGGCCGGCATCCTGCTGCCCTTCAACCGGATGAGCAAGAACTTCGCGGTCCACGCCCTGCACTTCCTGACCAAGGACCACGCCCGCTTCATCCCCGAGCTGCGCTGGTACCCGCGCGAGCCGGTGGGGCTGGCGCGCTCCCTGGTGGCCGGGCTGATCGCCGGGCCGTCGGCCTGGCTGGCCCAGGGCACCGACACCCTCCTTCCCAGTGGCGCCGCTCTCAGCGGCGAGGGCGTGGTCCTGGAGGAGGACCGTGCCCTGGTCCTGCTCAACAGCCAGGCCAACCCGGGCGATGGGGACAGCCGTGCCCTGGTGGCCGCCCAGATCCAGCAGACGCTCAGCCAGATCAGCGGCATCACCCGCGTCGAGATCCGCGCTGGCTCGGTGGAGCTGGGGCCGGCCGCGAACCTGCCCTCGCTGTCCCCCGATATCGGGGGCGTGGTGGGCATGGTCGAGGGCGGAGTCGTGCAGGGCACGGGAACCACCCGCTCGACCCTGGCCACCGCCCAGGCCCTGGGAACCACCGAGGCCAGCTCCCCGGCCCTGGGGGCCGATGGGAGCGTGTACGTGCTGTCGGCCTCCAGCCTCCTGCGCCTGCCCCAGGGCAGCACGGCGGCCAGTGTCATCCTGTCAGTGGGGGACCCGGCCGCCGGGGCCGGCGGCCTGAAGGCGCCGATCGCCGACCGCCACGGCTGGGTCTGGCTCCTGGCCGAGGGGCAGCTGGCCGCGGTCAACGCCTCGGGTCAGCGCGTGGACCCGCGGGCCTCATGGTTCGAGGGCGACGCCGTGGAGGCCTTCGACCTGTCGGTGGAGTCCGAGCGCCTGGCCGTGCGCCTGGCCTCCGGCGCGGTCGTGCTGGCCGTGGTGCTGCGCGACTCCAACGGCCAGCCCACTGGGATCGGTGCCGGCCACGACCTGCCGCGGGCCGGGGGGCCGGGCGCCTCGGGGATCTCCTGGTGCACGGCCACCTCCGTGGGGGCCCTGGTCCAGCCCGAGGAGGTCGACGGGCTGCCCGAGGTGCGCATGGTGCAGGTCGGGGGGCCGGTGACGACCATGATCGGGGTGCGCTCGGCTCACAGTGTCATCGCCGACCGCTCCGAGGAGATGATCCTGCTCAATGATGACAAGGGGCAGACCTGGCAGCGCCGGGGCGCCACCTGGCGGGTGCTGACCGACGAGGTCACCGATCTGTCCTTCCCCCTGCCCTGA
- the mtrA gene encoding MtrAB system response regulator MtrA, translating into MSTRILVVDDDASLAEMIGIMLESENYTPTLCHDGAQALDTFHEVTPDLVLLDLMLPGMDGVEICKLIRAESDVPIIMLTARTDTQDVVAGLEAGADDYVTKPFKSKELLARVSTRLRRTNPGAAEHVRAGDLDIDVAGHQVKREETAIALTPLEFELLVTLARSPWKVFTREELLSQVWGYQHPADTRLVNVHVQRLRAKIEKDPERPTIVVTVRGVGYRVGETS; encoded by the coding sequence ATGAGCACGCGCATTCTGGTAGTTGACGACGATGCTTCCCTTGCCGAGATGATCGGCATCATGCTGGAGTCGGAAAACTACACCCCTACGCTTTGTCACGATGGAGCCCAGGCTCTCGACACCTTCCACGAGGTCACCCCCGACCTGGTCCTGCTGGACCTCATGCTCCCGGGCATGGACGGCGTCGAGATCTGCAAGCTGATCAGGGCGGAGTCGGATGTCCCCATCATCATGCTGACCGCCCGCACCGACACCCAGGACGTCGTGGCGGGCCTGGAGGCCGGCGCCGACGACTACGTCACCAAGCCCTTCAAGTCCAAGGAGCTCCTGGCCCGCGTCTCGACCCGCCTGCGCCGCACCAACCCCGGCGCCGCCGAGCACGTGCGGGCCGGTGATCTGGATATCGACGTGGCCGGGCACCAGGTCAAGCGCGAGGAGACCGCCATCGCCCTGACGCCCCTGGAGTTCGAGCTGCTGGTGACCCTGGCCCGCTCCCCCTGGAAGGTCTTCACCCGTGAGGAGCTGCTCAGCCAGGTCTGGGGCTACCAGCACCCCGCCGACACCCGTCTGGTCAACGTCCACGTCCAGCGCCTGCGCGCCAAGATCGAGAAGGACCCCGAGCGCCCGACCATCGTGGTCACCGTGCGCGGTGTGGGGTACCGGGTCGGCGAGACCTCGTGA
- a CDS encoding AAA family ATPase, translating into MIPESNHAERDILDAQRDISASLHRSFHFDPAPGLMRDWVPRRGARLRRSGENLAPILKHLKDQEPGTFSRLEQLAQQIADCDIDALDFSSTDTGEIMLAIRERRGTKVSVTTARSMSDGLLRFLAIATALSSPVSDLDVDALAPAYSSDISAPSAGVLLAIEEIENGLHPSQAGRLLHLINEATERTSVNALITTHSPALLDALSGDQLHDVLVCHHDQVSRLIDLPGYARAMSAGRLGAVVTSGALEEAAHPGPDPHPAG; encoded by the coding sequence GTGATCCCTGAATCCAACCACGCCGAGCGCGACATCCTCGATGCTCAGAGGGACATCTCTGCATCATTGCACAGGAGCTTCCACTTCGATCCCGCCCCGGGCCTCATGCGGGACTGGGTCCCCCGCAGAGGTGCCCGACTGCGGCGCAGCGGGGAGAACCTCGCACCCATCCTCAAGCACCTGAAGGACCAGGAGCCCGGCACATTCTCAAGGCTGGAGCAACTGGCACAGCAGATCGCCGATTGCGACATCGACGCCCTGGATTTCAGCTCCACCGATACCGGTGAGATCATGCTGGCCATTCGAGAGCGGCGAGGCACGAAGGTCTCCGTGACAACCGCGCGCTCGATGAGCGATGGTCTTCTGCGATTCCTGGCGATCGCCACCGCCCTGTCAAGCCCAGTATCCGATCTTGATGTCGACGCCCTCGCACCGGCCTACTCCAGTGACATCTCCGCCCCCTCGGCGGGCGTACTGCTGGCGATCGAGGAGATCGAGAACGGACTGCACCCCTCACAGGCCGGCAGACTCCTGCACCTCATCAATGAGGCTACGGAGAGGACAAGCGTCAACGCCCTCATCACCACGCACTCCCCAGCACTGCTGGATGCCCTGAGTGGGGACCAGCTCCATGACGTCCTGGTATGCCACCACGACCAGGTCAGCCGCCTTATCGATCTTCCGGGATACGCCCGGGCGATGAGTGCGGGCAGACTCGGTGCGGTGGTCACCAGCGGCGCCCTCGAGGAGGCGGCCCACCCAGGGCCCGACCCGCATCCCGCTGGGTGA
- a CDS encoding ComF family protein, whose amino-acid sequence MDEHPGTRTTQGPASGGHTRHRRAERRGDGGLGAVGALRRLPGLVARRARDLLGLGLPVSCAGCGCWETRLCPQCRSLLGAGTLLVEHAEAAGDLEILAAATYAGPVRSLVLGWKNGAREDLDGVMSEVGRELGRACASHLASHPDLSPAEHGGAGRDGSAAASALLVIPAPSGAGRRLRGRLVAAGLADAVARGIAEHGSLAGGPVLRVLSADVLRRRGGAGAHQAGRSAHQRRANRAAAPRVLAEVRGLPVVLVDDVVTTGATLESCVRALEEAGAHVLAAVVLAATPPPGGGGARRIDGGGCAHPAPAQTRGRAGDVRHVRHRRSVP is encoded by the coding sequence ATGGATGAGCACCCGGGCACAAGGACCACCCAGGGGCCCGCATCCGGCGGGCACACCAGGCACCGGCGTGCGGAGCGGCGGGGCGACGGCGGTCTGGGAGCGGTGGGCGCCCTGCGCCGCCTGCCCGGCCTGGTGGCGCGGCGGGCGCGGGACCTGCTGGGGCTGGGCCTGCCGGTGTCCTGCGCGGGATGCGGGTGCTGGGAGACGAGGCTGTGCCCGCAGTGCCGGAGCCTGCTGGGGGCCGGCACGCTCCTGGTCGAGCATGCCGAGGCCGCCGGCGACCTGGAGATCCTGGCGGCGGCGACCTACGCGGGCCCGGTGCGCAGCCTGGTCCTGGGCTGGAAGAACGGGGCCCGGGAGGATCTCGATGGGGTGATGTCCGAGGTGGGCCGCGAGCTCGGCCGGGCCTGCGCCTCCCACCTGGCCTCCCATCCGGACCTCTCTCCAGCCGAGCACGGGGGCGCCGGCCGGGACGGGAGCGCGGCGGCTTCGGCACTGCTGGTCATCCCAGCACCCTCGGGCGCGGGCCGCCGCCTGCGGGGGCGCCTGGTCGCAGCCGGCCTGGCCGACGCCGTGGCCCGCGGCATCGCCGAGCACGGGTCACTGGCCGGTGGGCCGGTGCTGCGCGTACTCAGCGCCGATGTGCTCCGACGCCGCGGGGGTGCGGGCGCGCATCAGGCCGGGCGCTCGGCCCACCAGCGCCGGGCCAATCGGGCCGCGGCGCCCCGGGTCCTGGCCGAGGTCCGCGGCCTGCCCGTGGTCCTGGTCGACGACGTCGTCACCACCGGGGCGACGCTGGAGTCCTGCGTCAGGGCCCTGGAGGAGGCCGGCGCCCACGTCCTGGCCGCGGTGGTCCTGGCCGCCACCCCGCCGCCTGGCGGCGGTGGCGCTCGGCGGATCGACGGCGGTGGGTGCGCTCACCCGGCGCCCGCGCAGACGAGGGGCCGGGCGGGTGACGTCCGCCACGTCCGCCACAGGCGATCAGTTCCATAA
- the mtrB gene encoding MtrAB system histidine kinase MtrB, translating to MSPTRNPVGATQERLARVMPGFLRRSLELRMVFAATAIGLLLIALLLTFVTDRIRSEVFEDQKDAILVDARQRVSVAQAEFDSTTGVATVDEVNAEVQDQVNSIKDSISASGGIGVIMERSRNETSATVANDLKSDTNLTYLISDELRQRVGAGESGRQYWQSAQVPNKDGGVDPGLIVGSRVSLPMAGEYELYLVYSLAAEQRIVSLASRNITIGGLGFLAMLILMVWAITRWVLSPVRHTARAAERLASGELAERLNAQGEDEISTLAQSFNHMAASLEDQIERLESLSKVQRLFVSDVSHELRTPLASIRLATEQIQDAREEISDPFALRSIEVLSNSVDRFEKMLTDLLDISRIDSGNVKLRLEEVDLAEVVDTVIETTMFHFKATGTQLRLHLPQEPATAEVDVTRVERIIRNLVVNALEHGEGKPLDLTLAVDADAVAVRVRDHGIGMSPDVVTKVFDRFYRADPSRQRSLGGTGLGLSISMEDATLHGGRLAAWGWPADGAAFLLVLPRRQGPDGSPGRLSGTGPLNLVPDDAPPVARAGAAGSRDEHDTGSLVSPLGPAPATRRARQSIVLGDIPMAGEVVTPVTTTEEGRVVVVLPGQEPSARTPAEADEEEARR from the coding sequence ATGAGTCCGACGCGAAACCCGGTGGGGGCCACGCAGGAGCGCCTGGCACGAGTGATGCCAGGCTTCCTGCGTCGCAGCCTGGAGCTGCGCATGGTCTTCGCCGCCACCGCGATCGGACTGCTGCTCATCGCCCTGCTGCTCACCTTCGTCACCGACCGCATCCGCTCCGAGGTCTTCGAGGACCAGAAGGACGCGATCCTGGTCGACGCCCGCCAGCGCGTGTCCGTGGCCCAGGCCGAGTTCGACTCCACCACCGGCGTGGCCACGGTCGATGAGGTCAACGCCGAGGTTCAGGACCAGGTCAACTCCATCAAGGACTCCATCTCCGCCTCCGGCGGCATCGGCGTCATCATGGAGCGCAGCCGCAATGAGACCTCGGCGACGGTGGCCAACGACCTGAAGTCGGACACCAACCTCACCTACCTCATCTCCGATGAGCTGCGCCAGCGGGTCGGCGCGGGGGAGTCGGGCCGCCAGTACTGGCAGTCCGCCCAGGTGCCCAACAAGGACGGCGGAGTCGACCCGGGCCTCATCGTGGGATCGCGCGTCAGCCTGCCCATGGCCGGGGAGTACGAGCTCTACCTGGTCTACAGCCTGGCGGCCGAGCAGCGCATCGTCTCCCTGGCCTCGCGCAACATCACCATCGGCGGCCTGGGATTCCTGGCCATGCTCATCCTCATGGTCTGGGCCATCACCCGCTGGGTGCTCAGCCCCGTGCGGCACACCGCCCGGGCCGCCGAGCGCCTGGCCTCCGGGGAGCTGGCCGAGCGGCTCAACGCCCAGGGCGAGGATGAGATCTCCACCCTGGCCCAGTCCTTCAACCATATGGCCGCCTCCCTGGAGGACCAGATCGAGCGCCTGGAATCGCTGTCGAAGGTCCAGCGGCTCTTCGTCTCCGACGTCTCCCATGAGCTGCGCACCCCCCTGGCCTCCATCCGCCTGGCCACCGAGCAGATCCAGGACGCCCGCGAGGAGATCTCCGACCCCTTCGCCCTGCGCAGTATCGAGGTGCTGTCCAACTCCGTGGACCGCTTCGAGAAGATGCTCACCGACCTGCTCGACATCTCCCGCATCGACTCCGGCAATGTCAAGCTGCGTCTGGAGGAGGTCGATCTGGCCGAGGTCGTCGACACGGTCATCGAGACCACCATGTTCCACTTCAAGGCCACCGGCACGCAGCTGCGCCTGCACCTGCCACAGGAGCCGGCCACCGCCGAGGTCGACGTCACCAGGGTCGAGCGCATCATCCGCAACCTGGTGGTCAACGCCCTGGAGCACGGCGAGGGCAAGCCCCTGGACCTGACCCTGGCGGTCGATGCCGACGCCGTGGCGGTGCGCGTGCGCGACCACGGCATCGGCATGAGCCCCGATGTGGTCACCAAGGTCTTCGACCGCTTCTACCGCGCCGACCCCTCGCGTCAGCGCAGCCTGGGCGGCACCGGTCTGGGCCTGTCGATCTCCATGGAGGACGCCACCCTCCACGGCGGCAGGCTCGCCGCCTGGGGGTGGCCGGCCGACGGCGCCGCCTTCCTCCTGGTCCTGCCGCGCCGTCAGGGGCCCGACGGCTCGCCCGGGCGCCTGAGCGGCACCGGGCCGCTGAACCTGGTGCCCGACGACGCCCCGCCGGTCGCGCGGGCCGGGGCCGCGGGCTCGCGCGACGAGCACGACACCGGCTCCCTGGTCAGCCCGCTGGGCCCGGCCCCGGCCACGCGCCGGGCCCGTCAGAGCATCGTGCTGGGCGACATCCCCATGGCCGGGGAGGTCGTCACCCCCGTGACCACCACCGAGGAGGGGCGCGTCGTCGTCGTCCTTCCCGGCCAGGAGCCCTCCGCGCGGACCCCCGCGGAGGCCGATGAGGAGGAGGCGCGTCGATGA